A region of the Marmota flaviventris isolate mMarFla1 chromosome 3, mMarFla1.hap1, whole genome shotgun sequence genome:
AAGTGAACAAGGAACAGGGACCAGTGGTCTTGGTCCCCTTCTGCACAGGAGGGAAGGCAGCTCCAGGGCCGGGGGGCAGTACAGACCTGTGTGTGATGGAGCTGGGCATGCTCAGCAGGCAGGTTCGGGCGAGAAGTGGAGTTGGAGGGGACACAGTGCCATTTGGGGTCCTGGGTGGCGAGAGGCACAGGTGAGTCTGCTAGCGAGATGGTACAGAGCAAAGGGAAGCACCACCTAGGAGCAACAGGAGCAGGAAGGGAGCCGTCTTCAGCCACGTGGGAAGAACTTGCCAACAGAGAGGGCTTCCTACCAGGTGGGTAGGAGGGTGGGAGACAGGACCCAGCAGAAGATCTGAGGATGTAGTCAACAGTTAGAGACCAGGAGGAGACATGTAAGCCCCCTGCGTCAGTGGAGGGCAGGCCTGAGCTTCCAGGAGGTTCAGCTGTCTGAGAGTGGCCAGCCACTGCTGCCACCTGCCTCTGACATATCTTCTCCTTGCCCTTCTGTGCCTCCCTTCATCCCAGGCCAGAGCCACGGCCCACCAACCCCGCCAACCACCCCAAAGACAGAGCTGCAGTCCGGCAAGGCAGACCCCAAGCGGGATGGGCGCTCGATGGGGGAGGGCGGGAAACCTCACATCGACTTCGGCAATGTGGACATCGGCGAGATCAGCCACGAGGTAATGTCCAACATGGAGACCTTTGATGTGGCTGAGTTGGACCAATATCTGCCACCCAATGGGCACCCAGGCCACGTGGGTAGCTACTCAGCAGCTGGCTACGGGTTGGGCAGCGCCCTGGCCGTGGCCAGTGGACACTCCGCCTGGATCTCCAAGCCACCGGGCGTGGCTCTGCCCACGGTCTCACCACCTGGTGTGGATGCCAAAGCCCAGGTGAAGACAGAGACCGCAGGCCCTCAGGGGCCCCCCCACTACGCCGACCAGCCGTCCACCTCGCAGATCGCCTACACCTCCCTCAGCCTGCCACACTACGGCTCCGCCTTCCCCTCCATTTCCCGCCCCCAGTTTGACTACTCTGACCATCAGCCCTCAGGACCCTATTATGGCCACTCGGGCCAGGCCTCTGGCCTCTATTCGGCCTTCTCCTACATGGGGCCCTCTCAGCGGCCCCTCTACACGGCCATCTctgaccccagcccctcagggCCCCAGTCCCACAGCCCCACACACTGGGAGCAGCCAGTATATACGACGCTGTCCCGGCCTTGAACAGGGCCCTGTCACCACCAGCCCCTGCCCAGTCCCTGCTGGGCCCCGAGCCCCTTCCTTCCGCTGTGCGCCCTGTTCCTCACCAGTCTCGGGCCTGGTGGTGGCGGCGGAGGATGCTCCAGGGGCTGACAGTGGAGGGAAGGCTGTctgcctgctccctgccctgATGACCTGCCGCCCCATCCAGGCCCCAGAGGCATGGCCCTGGCTGACAGcctgggcagaggaggaggaggctggccGATGCCCCTAGACTGAAGGATGAGGCTGCACCTCCCCCAGAAACCCTCTATCCCAGGACCTGAGGAGGGCCTCCACCCCCTGGGAAGGGAGGAAGCATGCAGGGTGGGACAGCACGGGAGGCTGGGCCACTCCTGTTTCCTTCTCATGGACAGCGAGGGCCTACAGGcccctgtgccactgtgcctaagCTAGGCCACCAGGGACTGCATCAGGGCTTAGAGACCCTGGCTGTGTCACTCAGGGGCCGAGGACAGCTTTGAACCGctttgtggggtggggtggagctcagtggaaaTTCTTATCCCTTCAACGCCCCTTCCCTCCTGAAAACAGGAAGGAACCGGCACAGAGGCCCCCCAGATCCAATTCTGTGCCAATAACCTCGTCTTTGTCTAACTGGGGACAGCCCCTGGTTTCCCTGCCATGAGCTCCCAGGCCTTGACGCCCACCCCAGGTGAGGAGGCAGGGCTCCAGGGAAGGGTTCAGAGACAGTCCCCCAGTCCTCCTCCCTGGCTCCTGGTCAACTCCCTGGGTCCTCTCAGCTGTCCATGGCTTCCCTGGTTTCTGGGGTTAGAGCTGCATAGGCTCAAACCCTGGCTCCAGAAGGAGCCGTGGGGCCAGCACCAGGTGGCTGGCAGCAGGTCTAAGACCCTAAAATCCTGCCCTATACATTTTGCCCTTGCCTTTTGCCCTTGGCCTCCAGTGGTATCTGAATAAAGTATGTAGCTATGCCTGCCCCGTTTGTTCCGCAGCCCCCAGTCCACATGTAACACGTTTGCTACCCCCTTATTTATCTCGTAGTCCCCTGTCTGCTCCCCTCTCCTAGCTACTCCAGCCCCTATTAACTCTGCATTAAGCATTCcaagtaataaaattaaaggtTCCGGTTACCTGCTTAGTGGGTCTGACCTGGCCTGTTTCTTGGTCTCTTGTCCCTTTACCTGGGCTTCCTCAAAGACTCTGAAAGTAGCTAGGAGGAGGGTGTGAGGGGGAGATAACCCAAGAGTCTGGCTGTCCCCTGGGTAGGTGGAGTGGGTGAGGACAGCTGGCCCCCAATGGATGGGACTGGGCGCAGGGGCTAAGACTTCCAAGAGAAGCCTTTCCCCAGGCCAGCTCGACCCCACCCTGCAGGGGCCACTCACTGACCAGGCCCAGCTAGAGCTCACGAGGGCAGCAGCAGCCTCACTGCCCATTCAGCAGGGAAGAGTTTGCAAAAAATTCCAGGGACGGCTGTTTGGAAAGAGGTGGGTTGAGTCTGACTGCAGTCAGGCCTGTCCCTTAGGATGCCTGGATGGCCTTCTGTTGCCACACCCCTACACCTGTCACCTCTGGCAGAGATCATGCAAGCACCAGGGACCATGCCAGGTCCAGCTGAGCCTTCAGAGCAGCAGCCTGTGCCCAAGTCTAAACCAAGGGCATCAGATGTGCAGTCTCCTCCTGTGCTCACTCCCTCGGAGCCCTGTCCTCTGCAGGCCAGGAACCACTCTGGTCCGAGACCCCAGGGAAGGGGACTCTCTTCACCTTCCTGCTCTAC
Encoded here:
- the Sox10 gene encoding transcription factor SOX-10, with protein sequence MAEEQDLSEVELSPVGSEEPRCLSPGSAPSLGPDGGGGGGGSGLRASPGPGELGKVKKEQQDGEADDDKFPVCIREAVSQVLSGYDWTLVPMPVRVNGASKSKPHVKRPMNAFMVWAQAARRKLADQYPHLHNAELSKTLGKLWRLLNESDKRPFIEEAERLRMQHKKDHPDYKYQPRRRKNGKAAQGEAECPGGEAEQGGATAIQAHYKSAHLDHRHPEEGSPMSEGNPEHPSGQSHGPPTPPTTPKTELQSGKADPKRDGRSMGEGGKPHIDFGNVDIGEISHEVMSNMETFDVAELDQYLPPNGHPGHVGSYSAAGYGLGSALAVASGHSAWISKPPGVALPTVSPPGVDAKAQVKTETAGPQGPPHYADQPSTSQIAYTSLSLPHYGSAFPSISRPQFDYSDHQPSGPYYGHSGQASGLYSAFSYMGPSQRPLYTAISDPSPSGPQSHSPTHWEQPVYTTLSRP